In Vidua chalybeata isolate OUT-0048 chromosome 5, bVidCha1 merged haplotype, whole genome shotgun sequence, one genomic interval encodes:
- the LOC128788981 gene encoding histone H4, with product MSGRGKGGKGLGKGGAKRHRKVLRDNIQGITKPAIRRLARRGGVKRISGLIYEETRGVLKVFLENVIRDAVTYTEHAKRKTVTAMDVVYALKRQGRTLYGFGG from the coding sequence ATGTCTGGCCGGGGCAAGGGCGGCAAGGGGCTCGGCAAGGGCGGCGCCAAGCGCCACCGCAAGGTGCTGCGCGACAACATCCAGGGCATCACCAAGCCGGCCATCCGCCGCCTGGCTCGGCGCGGCGGCGTCAAGCGCATCTCGGGGCTGATCTACGAGGAGACGCGCGGCGTGCTCAAGGTCTTTCTGGAGAACGTGATCCGCGACGCCGTCACCTACACGGAGCACGCCAAGAGGAAGACGGTCACGGCCATGGACGTGGTCTACGCCCTCAAGCGCCAGGGTCGCACTCTCTACGGCTTCGGCGGCTAA